TCTCAGAACATATTTAATAAAActacaacatttatttacatggtTTGACAGCAGATGACATTTGCTTGAGGTTCCTTCAATTCACTGTCTCTTTCATCCACCTCTTTGGGAGAATTTAACATCAGTAGAAAGTACATCCTTCTACCTCTTCAAAGTGTCAGAGAATTTAGGAGATGGACAGCTCCTGCCCATTTTCCACACAGAATGTGAATGCATAGAAGCAGTCTGGAGTTTGAGAGATCCTGTGCGCTATGTAGAAGGAAACGCTGAGTTCACCGGAGGTGGGGTTTAGAAGGCAAGCTTCTTCATGAGCAGATAGACTCTAGAATCCACTTCAAAACCGTGCAGATTGTTGGCGTCACCTTGGAGCCGCATCAGAAGACCTCCGTAAGACACATATGCAGAGCTGAAAGGAGGAAAGGaaagttaaaaacaaaaaacgaagAGTGAACATTAGTGTTAGGTGAGGGCAAGGGTAAAAGTAAGGGAGAAGCAGTAACCTTGGTCAAATGTCCTCTAAGAGCTTTCAACTTGTTTAAAAGGTAAGCTCGGCTCTAAAACATTACATCAactattcatatacattttgcCCCAGGGGCAGATCTGCTGCAGTAAGATTCATGACGAAACAAATGCCCAGCCTCCTTCTTCTTATCCTCCCACATTCTTAGTAAAACTAGGGTTTAGATTGAAAGATCAGTCACTCACAGACGTGTAGCTGCTTCAGTGGAAGTCTCGTCGCCCTCAATCTTGTATACTTTGCCATACATCACATAGTCAAATTGGTCAGCCCTAACgagaattaaaaaaatgatGTACAGGGAAATTTCCACAATATCAAAATCTAATGCAGAATCTCTGCGCGACGGATTTACAATAACATACCTAGATGGCCGTTCATCCTGTGGATTATATTCCCCATCGTCAGGAGTTCCATCTTCATACAGTGTGCTGGCTATTACCAATCTGAACTTGTCGCCTAAGAAAGGGAACCGAACTTAGAGATGAAGCTGACATGCACACAAAACAAAAGGTTTTATCAGGAAACtagacacacacatctgtatCACTTACCGAGGTCAACGGGATAGATCTGTATATTTACATCCAGGATGAGGTCCATCTTAAAGGACTCGCTTTCACAGTGCAGACGAGAAACTGAAGAACAGACAAAACCCAAACAAATTAGCCTCTGTAAATGCCTAGAACTAAATACGCGCAGGTGTCTTTTTAAAACAAGTTAATGCCAAATTTCACCTCTGTCAAATTTCATCCCGTCTGGGTCGATGTCTTTCACGTCAAATATGTCCTCAAACAATATACCAGCCATATCGGTTGAAGTCCTGAGACCTAGTCAACAAAATAAAGGGAATGCTGTTACTTTCACACTACAGCATGGTTACAGCATCAGTGCTTTTGGTTGCCATGCACCATGGAACACGTCTGCAAACCGTTAGCTACTTACAACTAGTTCATTATAACAAAAATTTCACACCGATTTGTCAAATTGAGAACTCAGTTATGGTTAGAATAAAACACGGTCAAACTACGGATGCTACCTAGCTATGCTAGTATATTACAATCAAGCCAGAAATAAATCTTGGAGATGGCAACATAATCACTTACCGCAATTGGGTGAATATTGCTCTTAAACGTGTTGTCTTTGTCTATGTACAGTTATTTCAATATCTTTCTTCTAAACAGTTATAAATGAGTACTGAGAAATCGTAAAACACAATGAATGTTATTTCATTCCTGTGGCGGACTGAAATGTACCGCGCCGACAAAATGTGCTCAACCTTTGACATTCGAACTCTGTAGCGAGCAATTTCCTTCCGCAAAGAATCGGAAatgggtgatttttttttttaatacatttttcatcctGAACGAATGTATTATTGTTGATTATGTTGATTATGTTGATGATGTACTACATTGAATAAACGGAAACGTTGGATATATTGGGCGTAATATGAACCTAAACGTTTTCCTTTAAAAACACCAATATATTCTTCTCAGCCCAACTAAAGACGCAACAGTGTAGGaaccatagataatagaacagaacagagACAGCCCACTCGGAGACGTCACCCACTGGACACAAACGCTGACTTCGATCTGCTTATTGCCCCCGCCCCTGATCAGACAAATAGGAGAGAGAGATTTCTATCTCTGCAACATGGTCTCAGGGCACGGATTCGCCCAGCTGGGATAGAAAACGTTTAAGAAATTTTTAACTGTGTACAAATGAGCTGCAGAACTAATTTGATATATTATCTTAGTTGAATGTAAGTTCCATGGCCTTCCACCACAATCTTAATGAATCACTGTTATTtaccaaatattatttataatgtCGTCATGTCTTGTGTTTTGGACATGTACGACATCTGTCTTCCTTTTCCTGTTTCACAACATTTGGTTGCTAGGGGTTCTAAGCGTCTTGTTAGCTAGCGACCAGACTAATGTGCTAATTAGCCGTCTGTATAACTGAGGAAAGCTAAATTCCCATTTTGGCCAGATTTTAGATTAATATTTTTCATGTATACTCGTGCAATGTGAAAGGGGTAAGGCATGGCGCTTACCACATATAATTGGTTGTTTTCATTTAGCAAATTATAGATGGGAACGGAACGTTGTTTACGTAGCTAAAGTGTCTTAATAGatcactagctagctagctacagtacagtaggtaGCTAGTAACTTTGTTTTCATAATAACGATAATCTTTTTCTGCAATTCCTCAGGCTGTTCGGTGCAACATATACTATGTTGTGTAGTAGTGTATGCCTTTTTTGATAAATATATCTGAATAATCAtgataaaaaagtaaaatattggTATTTCGTAGCAAATAATAGCTACATAGCATCTGTACAGTATATGATTTACTAAGTTTACTAAAGCGTAAATCGAATATATGAGTCGCCTACCGAGCTAGCTGTACTCAAGATTTCTAATTAACAAGCAACCTCGGTAGTGCTCCTGCTTGCTGTTGTTATGCATGCCATGTAGAAAACCAGTCATAAACTCTATTCGAGGCATGTCATTGTTGTGGCTGCGTCATTTCATACTCAAATTTGGTGCAGATAAAAGTGTTGAGCAGATAAAAGAATGCAAAACGTTTTTTTGTGTCTTTTAGCCAGAGAATAGTGTTCTCATGAGTTCCAGAGAAACACATGTTGTGGAGATGGGGGACATCTTGGCCAATGAAGCTGATCTTCTTGGGATGATCAAAGAGGTTTGTAAAAGGAAGGCCACTAAACCATCTTACcatgcaaaacatgtatttgtcaCAAGTCAAATGTGCTTTCTGTAACAAACCATGCCAAAATGCTCCACCGTGTCATTCTAATGTAGTTGTTCTAAAGTCTGATTAAACTTTTTTGTAGCGGTAATATAGCATTAGAAACATAAATATATGGAGTCTTTGTTGTTATCTAAATTGAGCACTGTgacatctttctctctttttgacCAGTATCTAAAGTTTGGTGAATTTGATGACACGGTCCATCAGTTTGAGAAGGAGTGTAAAGACAAGGGGAAACTTATTCCAAAATCCAGAGGCAACCGCCTGCGGGATTCTAAAACATTAATTATCCAGGTGAATGGTCATTGATGGAAATATCTGGCATCCATTATAGACATTTAAAATTGTGTACTAAAGGGCTGCCtgaccctgttcctggagatctactgtcctctAGGTTTTTGTTTCAACGCCATTTGTTACTTACctgatttagcattttattcagctaattattagaatccgGTGTCCTAAATTAAAGtaagagagaacctacaggataGTAGATCTCTGGGATTACAAGGTTGGGCAGCTCTGGTGTACAAATCTCAAAAAAGCAGATATCCCATTCGGAAGTGTGATGACTGGACCAGTTGCCATCTTTTCTGTATCTCTACAGAAGGACCTGTTGAGCTCATTTGATGACGGGGACTTCAAGGTCTTCTTTGAGCTGTGGGAAGAGTACATCCCCGCAGAGGTCAGGGACTCTGACCCCCAGACCCAGAAATTGGAGTTTTACCTCCACATCCACTTCACCATCTTTCCCCTGAAAATCCACTTGGGTGGACCTGTACGTATAACACACCAAATGCTGTTCTGAAGCACTCCAGCAGGCAGATTCATTCCGTTGATCAAACTGTCTTTGTCTTGAATTCCAGATCTTGGTTCAGGTAGTATTTTGTTTGCTTTGAAATAGAACGTACAAGGATATAAAAGACAGTACATTGTAGGTAAACCCAGATCTAGTCCATGCAATGTTATGTCTCGACAGTGTTGCCTCTATTTCCGAGTTACTGTTTAAGTGTTGCTTGTTTTACTTAATCCGCTTGCTCTGTTTCATGTTAAATGTGTCAAATCAACTCCAGCCAGCAGGTGGCCTCATTGTGCCATGCAGCCATTCTGCAATCTATCCAAATTGGTTATAAGCAGTCCACACCATTCCTAATTTCAAGTAAACTAAAACAATTTAGATCTTTTGGACTGCCATTGTATAATCTATGACATTTGTGAAGCACAGATAGGAATATgttaattatttagcataaataatgaaatacatttggtcaCCTGTTCAATAACGTAATAAACTATAAATCCAGTGCAACAATGTAATTAACTGAGTGGGATTCTACCCTCCAATATCTACATTGTTTCTAGCTCTGTCTGGAAAAGCCCGCTACATATTTATTTAGGTTTCCCTGAACGGGGCAGTACATTAGATCCGACCCAATGCAGCGGCCTGGGGGAGGGGGCTGTTTACCCCCCGGCGGCTCTCTACCCAAGGCCACATTGCCcctgaaatgtaattaacatGCAAACGCATCCGATCAGTCATTTAGTGTGAGGGTGTTTGTCTCTTAGGAGCAGACAGACCGTGACGGGAGGATCACCCACTTTAAGCAGTACCTGGAGACCCGGGGCGCCACGCTCAGCCAGACCACGGAGTTCCTGCCCTACTATGCCCTGCCATTCGTGCCCAGCCCCGCGGTGCACCCCTCCTTCAGAGATCTCTTCCAGGTGCCACGCTGTCCTCCTTCCCCCTTAACGTCTAGCACCGTTGTGTCTGAACGCGGTACCGTTGGTCACGACGCCTGAACGAGTGACCGTGTTGCTCTTGCCTGCTAACCCACGTTGTGCTGTTCTCAGGACACCTGGGTGCCGGAGGTCAGGCGGAAGCTGGAGGCGTTTCTCTCCGCCACGCTGAAAGTCACCAACGCGCCGAGGCTGCTGCTGTTATACGTATCCTTGTGACCAGGGTGCTTGAATGGGACCCATGTTAACTTTTAATTAGTGAATGTCTGTGGTCTATGAAGAGTGTTTTGGGTGCAGCGTTAAGTACATGTGATGAATATCAAATCAGCCTCTTTTATATAGCAAAAGTTAAAATGCATTCCACGGTGCTTTAGTAAAAAGAGAAGTGTTAAAATGGAATGGTTCCTACAAAAAAAACcacaatgtaataaaatgtgagCATTTCCCGGAAATCATTCtaaaacaaacactgacacctaAATGCTGCAAAATAGTTTTCttgaaaagggaaaataaataaaatatacctGTATGGCTAAGATCACTAAAAAGCATAACTTAAAAGGTAATCTTTCAAAACGGTCACGTTTCTGTGGTGCACAGATTGTCCACCACCCCTCTAGAAGGACACAACCCGCGTAGCTGAGAGGGGCCTCACCAAACAATATGGTCCATACATTTGGACCGACTGAAAGGCCAGAGGCTCTGAGGGAACAACATTTCATCTGGTGGTGTTCATGCCTGCAAACACCCAGCTGTCTGAAACTGCCACGGCGTTGCATATTCAAACAGCCTTATGGGTACCGTGCTCGTCTATGCAGCCAGTGCAGTAAAGCAACAATAAAATGAGTTGAATTTAATTGAGTTAATTTAAATAGAAAGCACGCACATCCTAAATCATAATGGTTAGTAGACGGATGGCCAAGGAGTTCATGGCTTAAGTGAGGTTAAAGTTCAGAGGTGGTCAAAGGCAGCAGGCAGTGCGTTGTCGTCACGGTTGCTCAACCATCGAGGCAGCAAGTTGGTGTTTTGTAAGGCTCTATTTGAACCTTGCCAACTAGCTAGTGGCCAGCTTTCCTGGTCTCTCTGTATTCAGAGGGCACTTCAACGTCCTTAGTTACCAAGATGGCTTAGAAAGTCACACGTCAGAGAGTTCCAAGTCAAAGTCCTGTAGTATATTTTAAGGCTTGCAGCCTCCACAAGCCTTAGGCCAGGAAATGGAACCGATTTTCATGTTTAAAGCCAGGCTATTTTCAAACTTAAACTATCATTTACAGAAACCCCTTCTGACCTGTGAAATGGGTGAAGGGTTAGCCTTATACTAATTATTCATAACTACTGCGCGTTCTGCACACCTGCTCTTCAGTCTTACCTCCCTTGGAGACATGCTTAAATAGTCTTCAATGTCTTATTCTATTCTACTGACACATTTATTTGATCCTTATTTTAtcctttattattttatattacttttTGCATGGTTGAGGAGGTACATGGAAGAATGCAATTCTTTGTAAGTTGTTCTGTGTGGATAGAACTAATACAACTTCTGACTAGAAAGAAGATGAGGTTTAACCTGTAGATAGAACTAATACAGCTTTGTTTTCTGTCCAGCTGTCAGTTATGATGACCTAAAGGATGACTTTGGAGATCTGTTAGGGATGCTTGATAATGACCCGCGTTAGTGTTGACATATGGATTAGAGTTTGTGTTGTTTCTTAACGTCAGTGTTACGCAGAAGGGCGGCGGAAGTTGTTCCAAAGGTGACTGTTCTATTGTCATTCTGTTTTCACAACTTAACCTGCGTTTGTGTAAAATTTGCACAGCTGACACTGATTGAGCCCTGGGTTATTTGCACCAGCTGTGAGCGTGTTTAAACTGAGCCTGAATTATTAAGTGAAGAGCTCACTCCATTTGGAATGAAACTTCACTGAAACCAAAAGGGTTAAAGTTTTAGCTAGCTTACTGAACTAGCAAGCTAGCCAATTGACCATCTGGTAACCGTGTTATGTGGTGTTGATTGTCTACAAGGTTATCCATGCTAGCCAATCGACCGTCTGGTATCCATGTTATTAATTGTTGATTGGCTTTAAGGATATCCATGCTAGCCAATCGACCATCTGGTAACCATGTTATGCAGTGTTGATTGTCTACAAGGTTATCCATGCTAGCCAATCGACCGTCTGGTATCCATGTTGATTGGCTACAAGGTTATCCATGCTGTGTTTCTGCTGGCCACCAGTCTATTTATCTTGGTCTCCTTGACTTGAATGGGGACCCTCATTCTAGTcgttttaattattttggtgCTACAGTAttgctaggtgtgtgtgtgtgtgtgtgagtttgttggtttgattttatctttgtgtgtgtgtgtgtgtgtgtgttgtgcagaCACCATGCAACAGTTGCAGCTTCAGCTcgcagaggcagagaggagagccAGCTACTACATGAGGAGGTTCGGTAAGATGCAGGCTGACCACCACAGACTCATAGACGTCACAGCCGAGCTAGTGGATTCTCTGGAGGACACCGTCAGAGGGAAAATGGTATTTCCTGCCTGCCGCCTCACCAGCGCTCtgttccaacacacacacaaccaggcgGGGTGTCATGGCGCTGTTGTTTTTGCAGGTCTCCCCGGAGTACCTCCAGAGCGTGTGTCTACGCCTGTTCAGTAACCACCTGAGACAGAGTTCAGTGCAGAGTGTCGACTTCACCAGGCCTGGCACCGTGAGTGACAACACTCCATTTCCCATGAGCACCGCAGGGCCTTTTAAGTTCATTGTCAGATACTTTGTGTGCTTTTTGTAGTAACCATATGTTGCATAGCATTGTGTAGCTAGAACTAATTTCATCATCCTCTCGTGTCAAATAGGGCCTAATGGGAACTCAGTGGGGACTAAATGGGGACAACACCCAGTGTAAAACTGTGTTCTGTGGGTGAGCCACAGTTTTCGATGTACATTGGCACTCCTCTTTCTAAGAAGTTCTGCGTGGGTTTCTGAAGGACGTCACCCCGCCAGAATACACATAGGCACACCCCACTTACTGCTCCAAATGGTTAAAGCcttttgtataaaacaatatACTTTACATAGCATACTGTCCTGTGATTGGCCGATAGAAAAGTTGTATGTCATAGAATTGCTACTTCTATTGATGACTCAACCAGAGACCCACACTGCACCCAAAGGTCAAACCGGTACGTACCCACTTCACCCAAAGGTCAAACCGGTACTTACCCACTTCACCCAAAGATCAAACCGGTACGTACCCACTTCACCCAAAGGTCAAACCGGTACGTACCCACTTCACCCAAAGGTCAAAGCGTCTGCCTCTGGCCTGCCTGCTATTGAATTTAAAAATGACATAGCAATTAAAGTTCAGTTAGATATTGTACAGTTTTGATCTGCGAACAAAATCTGAAAACTCGGAAAGTCAAGAAAGAGGAAGAATGTCTTTATTAGCGTGGTAATTCATGATGTACATTTGTGTAGATGTTACAGCATTCTCAATGAGAAAAgggttaacacagtcttttaataCAGAGGAGGCGGTCTAGACAATGGTTATTTGCCCAACCAGTGGTCCTCGGACCCTCATACAGTCTGTACATCATCCAATCACGTGTATTCTTTATTTCTCCCTTATATGGTGTTGTAAAGTGTCCTCTCAGTCTGTCCATGGGTCTTATTACCGTCATATGTAGGTGTTTGGTAATTTGGTCATTTTTTaagataatgtgtgtgtctgttttaaacaaaaaatcttAGTTTGGGGATTTCGAAACCCGCCTTGTCAATATCCGTGTTTTCTACTTGGTCCTGTTCACGCCCCTGGTGGGATCTTTGGTTTGAACTGGCGTGTCCGTAAGCTttaattgtgtctgtgtgtgtccgtaaGCTTTAATTGAACACTAcgtttctttttgtgtgtgtctctttgtgcgTGACTCTCTGTCCATAAAGGGTTACTACTCTATGAGTCCTTATGATGACGGATATGTAAGTTTTGCATCCTTCTTCTGTCGTCCCGTCTTCTCTTGTGTTGCTCGTGCCTTGCCCCTGtgctccttccctcctctctccctttcttcccctcctttcttccctctctctttcacactccccacctccctctctcctataATGTAACTCCTTTGTAACTCCTCCACAGCCCCGTGTCTGGTCTAGTCATTTCCATTAGGTTACCTTAGTGTTGGGCTGTATGTCTTCGTAAGGAGGGTCACCTTTGTCTGCTAAGGACAGAGCTTGTTTGGTGGTTGCCCTTATCGCAGTGGCCATCGACGTCATTAAGCATTCACCTGTTCCCCGTTCGTAGTTTGCCGTCATCTAGTTTCTAGGTTGGCTCTACCTTTAGGAGTGGAAGGaacttgtgtatgtgtgacaCAGATGCTCCCATTAATCCCATTTAACCCCATCTTTTAAGCATTTTTTGCCTTCATCACCTCACAGGAGAGGGTCGATTAGCTAAGAAATGATACATTATATAAATCAAAATGCCAAAAGAAAGCAGAAGATTGAAGTACAGTCTTGAGTTAATTCCACGTTTGACGACCGAGAGCCTTGCaggtattaaaaataattaaaaaaaaatatgaaaataatttgcCAGACAAAGTATCTGTGGTTTAAATCTGTTGTATAGTTCCAGTAAGGGGCAGCCTTTTCATAAGCCACACACAGAATGGCTGTGTTCTCTTTTGGAATACAACACCATAAGGCTTCtgtaattattgtaattatCATAGCTTTACCCCCAATTTACAGCTGGATGGCTCTCATTCACTATACCTAGAAACCGAAACTCACATAGTCATCTGACCTGGATTGTATTGGGAAAACAACAGACTTATCACACATTAAGCCCAATGATGGGCAACTGCTCTATGAGTCGTCCCCAGAAAGATGTCATAGTCAAGAAGTTGGCATTTTCTGTAAACTGTGGAGTTTGATTCCATCGcctgaaatattattttagttaAACTATTAAAGGCTTTTGCGTGTTTAATGCTTGAAAGAGAACTTTCAACAGACAATGGCTTTTATCCTATGGACTTTAAGATGAAATAAATTGAGTGTTAGTCATTTCAGAAGACTCCTAGTACCTACATTGTCCAACTTATTTTGATTGCTCTGGCCTGAAGATCTGTTTCCTTTTAGCTTGGCTTAGGGCC
The nucleotide sequence above comes from Esox lucius isolate fEsoLuc1 chromosome 8, fEsoLuc1.pri, whole genome shotgun sequence. Encoded proteins:
- the polr2h gene encoding DNA-directed RNA polymerases I, II, and III subunit RPABC3 (The RefSeq protein has 2 substitutions compared to this genomic sequence); this translates as MAGILFEDIFDVKDIDPDGMKFDRVSRLHCESESFKMDLILDVNIQIYPVDLGDKFRLVIASTLYEDGTPDDGEYNPQDERPSRTDQFDYVMYGKVYKIESDETSTEAATRLSAYVSYGGLLMRLQGDANNLHGFEVDSRVYLLMKKLAF